A segment of the Frankineae bacterium MT45 genome:
GTCGTCCGGATTCCCCCGGCTGAGTAAGGGACTCCGCGCATCCGGGCGTCGAACTCCTGCGTGCGATCTCCGGCGAAGACCAGATGCGCATGCGAGTCGACGAAGCCGGGGAGCACGCTGCGCCCCTCGAGGTCGACCCGTTGATCGGTGGCCGGACCCTGCGCCGCCGCGCCCACCCAGGCGATCACCCCGCCCTCCACCACAACGGCGGCGTCGGTGAGCTCACCGACTTCCGGATCCTGCGTCGCGAGCTGCGCGATGCCGGTGAGCAGGGTGCTCATCCGATGGCAGTCCGGTGCGCGTACTCGGCGGCCAGCGACTTCGACGCAGCCAGCAGTTGGTCGTTCTCCTCGACGCCGCCGATGGTCACCCGGACGCCGAAGCCCGCGAACGGGCGGACGATCACCCGGCTCCGCTCGCACTCGGCGGCCCAGCCCGCGGCCGCCTCGCCGAGCGGCAGCCAGACGAAGTTGGCCTGCGTCGGCGGCACCGCATACCCATAGGAAGTAAGGGCTTCGTACACCCGGGATCGCTCCCGCACGACCTCCTCGACTCGCCGCATCAGCTCCTCGCTGGCCGCCGGCTCCAGGCTGGCCAGCGCCGCCTGCTGGGCGACGTGGGTGACGGCGAAGGGGGACTGGGTCTGGCGGAGCGCGTTGCTGACCGCCGGGTCACCGGCGATTCCGTAGCCGACCCGCAGCCCGGCCAGACCGTAAGCCTTGGAGAAGGTACGGAGCACGATAACGTTCGGACGGTCAAGGAAAGTAAGGCCATCCGGCACGTCGCTGTCCCGGACGAACTCCCGGTACGCCTCGTCGATGACGACCAGGACGTCCGGGGGAACGGCGTCGAGGAAGCGGGTCAGGGCCACGGTGCCGACCGTGGTTCCGGTCGGGTTGTTCGGGTTGCAGACGAAGATGAGGCGCGTCCGGGGCGTGATCGCGGCCGCCATCGCGTCCAGATCGTGCACCTGAGACGCGAGTGGCACCTGCACCGGGGTAGCCCCACCGATCGTGGTGACGATCGGATACGCCTCGAAGGAGCGCCAGGCGTAGAGCACTTCGTCGCCCGGTCCGGCCGTGCTCAGCACGAGCTGCTGGCAGAGCGACACCGAGCCACAGCCGACGACGACCTGCTCCACCGGCACGCTGTGGCGGGCGGCGATCGCCGCAGTGAGCTCGGTGGAGAAGGAGTCCGGGTAGCGGTTCACGGTGGCGGCGGCCGCGGCGATGCGGGCCAGCACCGACGGCAGCGGCGGGAAGGCGACCTCATTGCTGGCCAGCTTCACCGCCCCCGGCACCGACCGTCCGGGGACGTAGGCCGGCAGCGACGCGAGGGTGGAGCGCAGACGAACAGTCATGGGCCCATCATCCAACATCTCCGATTTGGCCGGCCCGCAGCGTTGCAACCGCGTTCGGCAGCAGCGACCCCCTAGCCTGGCTCTTGATGACTACCTACGCCGCCGTCTTCGCGCTCGCTCTGGGCTACCTCGCCCTCGTCGGCGCGTACTGCGCGCTCCGCTCGCTCTACCGGCTGCGGCGGGCCGCCGCGGTGCTCAGCCGGGGGGCAACGAGCAAGGAATCGCTGCTGGAGGCGGTCGAGCGGCATATCGCGACCACCGAGGCGCTGGCGGCCCAGGTGCAGGCGATGCAGACCCAACTCGAGACAACCCAGGCCGCGACCACGCAGGAACTGCGGGCCCAGGTCGAGGCGATGCGGACCCAGGTCGAGGAGACGCAGAGCCGGACCGTCGGCGAAGTGGCGGCCGAGCACACCCAGATCGCCGAGACGCTCTCTGGCTACGGCTCGACCCTGGCCCGCTCGCTGCGCAACGTCGCCCTGGTGCGCTTCGACGCCTTCGACGACATGTCCGGACGGATGTCCTTCTCACTCGCCCTCCTCGACGACTCCGGTGACGGGGTCACCCTCACCTCGATCGCCGGGCGCACCGACAGCCGTCTCTACGCCAAGGGCGTCAGTCAGGGTTCGGGCGAGCACGACCTCTCGCCGGAGGAGGAGCAGGCCGTCGACGCCGCGCTGGCCCGCCGCCCGAAGCGTCCGCAGTACCGCAAAGCCAGCTGACCGTCACCGGCGCACCGGCTAGGCTCTAGCACCGTGACCGATGCCGCCGAATCCCGGCCCACGCTTGCCTTTCTCGGACCCCCCGGCACCTTCGCCCACGCCGCGCTGCTCACCCTCCCGATCGCGCTGCACGCCGACCTGCTCCCGATGACGAACGTGACGCTGGCGATCGACGCGCTGCGGGACGGCCGCGCTGACGGAACCCTAGTGCCGCTGGAGAACTCCGTCGAGGGCGCGGTTCCGGCCACCCTGGACGAGCTGGCCGGCGGGGACGCGCTGCGCATCGCGGAGGAGGCCTACCTTCCGGTCGTCTTCGACCTGATGACCCGTCCCGGCCAGCGCCGCGAGGAGATCCGCTCGGTCGCGACCCATCCGCACGCCGAGGCGCAGACCCGGCGCTGGCTAATGAACAACCTCCCGGACGCGGCCGTGGCCCTGGTCGGCTCGACCGCCGGTGGGGCCCAGGCAGTGCAGGCCGGCGAGTTCGACGCAGCCATCGCCCCGCCGGTGGCCGCCGACATCTACGGGCTCCACTCGCTGGCCAAGGACATCGCCGACAACCACGCGGCCGTCACCCGCTTCGTGCTGCTGGCTCGGCCGGCGGTCCCCGGGCCACCGACCGGCAACGACCGCACCACCGTCGTCGCCTATCTACGGGCCGACCACAGCGGCGCTCTGCTCGAGATTCTCAGCGAGTTCGCCACCCGCGGGGTGAACCTGACCCGGATCGAGTCGCGTCCGACCAAGGAGCGAATCGGCCAGTACTGCTTCAGCATCGACTGCGAGGGGCATATCGCCGACGAGCGGGTCGGGGATGCGGTAGCCGCTTTGAAGCGGATCTGCTCGGATATTCGGTTCCTCGGCTCATATCCGCGCCGGGACGGCGACGTCGAGGCGATCACCGCCGGGCGCACCGACAAGGACTTCGAGAACGCCAGGGATTGGCTGCAGCGGATCCGTACCGCCGGGAGTTAGCGCGCCGGAAGTTAGCGTTTAGTGCGGGGCGTCCAGACGACTGGCCACGCCACTGCGCAGCCGGCCGATCTGCACGAAGCCGAGCACCAGGAAGTAGATGCTCCCGGCCAGCAGGATCGGCCGCAGAATCCAGTAGTGGTGGGGCAGCGCCAGGACGCCGATCGTCATCGCGCCGACCCAGGCGATGGTGACGCTCAGGGTCACCGGCCGCATCCACACGACCCGCACCGGGTGCGGCACCGGGAAGTTGGTGAGCGAGAGGATCGAGAGGGCGACCGTGATGATGGCGCCGATCGCCGGGCGGGCCTGGAAGATATAGAGGACCGGGGCCACCAGGTTCCAGGCCGCCGGGAATCCGCGGAACCAGTTCTCATCGCTCATCATGTCGGTGCGGGAGAACCAGATCGCGGAGGTGAAGACGATCAGCCCGATGAGGAAGAGGCCCCAGTTGCCGCTGGGTAGCAGGTCGAACTGGTACATGAAGGCGGCCGGGACGACGACGCAGGTGACGTAGTCGATGACGACGTCCAGGATGTAGCCGTCGATTACCGGAACCAGCGACTTGACGTCCAGGACCCGGGCCACCGGCCCGTCCACGCCGTCGATGACGAAGCTGACCAGCAGCCAGATGAGTGCGAGTTTGGCATTGCCGACCAGTACCTCGCGCAGGGCCAGGATTCCGACGACGACACCGAGGGTGGTGAAGACGTGCAGTGCCCAGGCCTGCCCGCGCTGAGTGGGGGTGCCCATCGAGGGTGTCGCGGTCTGCATTCTGCGAACTTTAGTCTCTGTCGGCAGCGGGACGAACTATGTCGAGCCCGGTTACAGGTAAAGGCCGGTGTTGGAGTCGACCCGTTCGGCGGCCACGGCGTGGATGTCCCGCTCGCGCAGAAGTAGGTAGTCGTCTCCGGAGATCTCTACCTCGTGCTGCTCATCGGGGCTGAAGAGCACCCGGTCGCCGACCTCGATCGCCCGGACGTGATTGCCGATCGCGAGCACTTCGGCCCAGGTCAGCCGCTTCGAGACCTGCGCCGTGGCCGGGATCAGGATGCCGCCTGAGGAGCGGCGGTCGCCCTCGTCGCGCGGCATCTTCACCAGCACCCGGTCGTGCAGCATCTTGATCGGCAGGCCAGTTGTCACAAGCTCACGATAGTGCCACGACAGTGACGACACCGACGCCTGCAGTGCGGAGACGTCCGTGGGAGAAAGGACGCCCCCGCACTGCAGCACCGCGGTACTGGTCAGCTGGGCATGACTAGTGGATGCCCGCGGCGTTCAACTTGCCGACCACGAACGGGGTAGCCGACGAGTCGTACTTGATGGTGTAGTCGAGATGGGCGAAGACGTTGAGTCCACCTGCGCAGAAGGGGTCGCCTGAGTCGCAGTAGGACTGGATCTTGGACGCGAACGGCACGAGCGACTGGTTGGCCGTCCGTGGGAAGAGTCCGGTGGAGCCGTTTGCCGTGCCCTTGTCGAAGGACGTGTTCGGCATGTGCCGCGGGTCGCCGTACTGGATCACCGCGACGACGTGGGAGGCGATCGACGAGCTGACCGGCGCCGAAGCGGCCCCGAGCCCGAGCGCGCCGCCACCGCCGGCGAGGACGTCGCCGACCAGTTGCGCCCCCTGCGAGTACCCGACGAGCACGATCTTCTGCGACGGGCACTTCTGGACCTGCGCGGTGAGCTCCGACTTGATCGCCGTGTCACCGGCCGTGCTGCTCGTGTCGTACGGGTACAGCAGCGCGGGATAGTCGACCGAACTGGTGCTCACCGACGCCGAGACGCCGCTCTGGATCTTCGACACGAGCGAGGTGATGACGCCGGGGCCGGGGGACTCGGTCGACGCCCGGGCGGCCAGCACATGAACCGCTGCGCAGGACGTCCCGGAGACCGCGGTGGCCGAGGCGCCACCCGGTGCGATGGCGATGGTGGCTATGCCTAGGGCACCGAGGGCGAACGTGACGACCGCGCCGGTGACCTTCTTGGGAGTACGTCGAGCCACGTCGCTCGAACGCTTGAAGCTGATCAATGTGCGCTCCAATCTCAGGCAGATGACCGTCGGCTGACGGACGGAAGGGACGCTAGGACGAGTGCTGACACAAGTCAAGAATTTGTCCCATTCGCATGACACCGGCCACACACAGGATCGTCAGGCTCGTGTGAGGTGGCCTATCCGGCGAGCGCCAACTCCGAGGTGTCGGCCGGCGTCGGGGTCGGTGTGGAGGCCGACGGGCGGAGCGCGATCCAGGCCGCCACACCACCCGCCGCGACCAGCACGGCCGCCACCACCAGGCCGGTGCGGTAGCCGGTCAGGAAGGCGTCGGTGGCCGAGTGCCCATGCGCCAGCGCGGTGGTCTGCCGGGCCACCAGGATCGCGCCGATCACGGTGATTCCGAGGAGTCCGGCCACCTCACGGGAGGCGTTGAAGAGCGCCGACGCGATGCCCGACTGCTCGACCGGCATCACGGCCAGTACCGAGGTGGTGAGCGGGATCGTCAGGCCGCCGCCGATCCCGATGATCGCGAAGCTCGGCATCAGATCGAGGAAGGTGGCGGTCTCTCCGAGCATGCTCACCGACGCGATTCCGGCCGCCATCAGGAACATGGCCACTGCGGTTGATCGGTGCGCCCCGAACCGCAGCGCGACCCGCTCCGAGATGATCGCGCTGACCGCCATCAGCAGGGCCATCGGGACGAAGGCCAACCCGGCCTTCGTCGGGGAGAAGCCGAGGACGTTCTGCAGGTACAGCGAGGTGAAGAAGTAGATGCCGAAGAGGCCGAAGGCCCACATCATCAAGGCAATCGTGCCGCCGGTGAAGGCCCGCTCGGCGAAGAGGGCGACGTCGACCATCGGAGCCGCACTGCACCGCTCGATCTGAATGAAGATGGCGAACATGATCGCGGCGACCGCGAAGGCGCCGAGGATCGTCGTCGAGGTCCAGCCCTTGTCGTGCCCCTCGATGAGGGCGTACGTCAGCGAGAAGAGCGCCAGGGCAGAGGTGATCAGGCCCGGGAAGTCGAGCCCGCGGGCCGTGCTCTCACGTGATTCGGTGATGGCCCAGGCGCCGAGGGCCAGCGTCGCCACCCCGACCGGCACGTTGATGAAGAAGATCCAGCCCCACGAGGCGTGTTGGCTCAGCACTCCGCCCAGCAGCGGCCCGACGGCCAGCGCCAGCGCGCCGACCGCGCTCCAGATGCCGACGGCGGCGTTGCGGGCCTTGGTGTTGGTGAAGGTGGCCGAGATGATGGCCAGGGTCGTCGGGGTGACCAGCGCCGCGCCCAGACCCTGCACCACCCGCGCCGCGATGAGGGTCGCCGAGCTGTCGGAGAGGCCGGCGGCCAGCGAGGCGGTGGTGAAGATTCCGAGGCCGACGAGGAAGAGGCGTTTGCGGCCAAAGGCGTCAGCCAAACGCCCGCCGACCAGCAGAAGCCCGGCAAAAGTCAGGATGTAGCCGCTCACCACCCACTCGAGGCCGGAGACCGAGAGGTCGAGATCGCGCTGGATGGCCGGCATCGCCACGTTGATGATGTTGTTGTCGAGGTAAGTCATGAAGGTCGCGAGGGCGACGGCAAGGAGGGCCCATCGGGATCGCGCTATCGTCTCGGGCCGCGCCGCGGTCTGATCGTCGGGAATGATGCTCATGTCTGGCTCCCTATACGGTGTACATGTACATCGTATAATAGGACTGTACCGCGTATAGTTGTCAAGCGTGATCCTCAAAACCGCGCCGGACGCCACCGCGAAGTCGACCGATGGCCGTCCGCAGCTGAGCCGCTCTGCGGTGATCGAGCGGGCCTTCACCATCGCCGACGCCGAGGGTCTGGCCGCGGTCACGATCCGCCGGCTGGCCCAGGAGCTCGGGGTCACCCCGATGGCCCTCTACTGGCATTTCAAGAACAAGGACGAACTCTTCGACGCCATCGGCGATGAGGTGATCGCCGCCATCGAGCTCAGCTCAGACACCGACGCGGCTTGGGACGAGCGCCTGCGGGTGATCGTCACCAACCTGGTTACCGTGCTGCGCGCGCACCCGAGCCTGGCCAACCTGGCCGCCACCCGGATCGTCGCCTCCGAGCACGGCCTCGAGCTCACCGAACAGACTCTCGCGCTGCTGCGGGGCGCCGGCTTCAATGTGGCCCAGGCGGCGAATCTCGCCCATCAGGCTCTGCACACCGCGATCATGCTCTGCAGCGCCGAGCCCGGGCTGGAGTTGGGTGTCGTCGACACCGATGCCGTCCTGGAAGCAAAGCGGGCCCGGCTGGCCGCGCTGCCGACCCATCGGTATCCGAACGTCATCGAAGCCGCCGACGATCTCATCGACTGCGACGACGAGGACTTCTACTACGACGCCGGCATCGATCTCTTCATCTCCGGCGTGCTCGGCATGCAGCAGCGCCTGGGGCGGGCTAAGTCGGTCAGCGCTGGTTGAGTCGCCAGACGAACCGCAGCCCCGACCAGTCCTCATCGATGGCCGCGTTCTTGTTGTCGACCAGACCAGTGGGCAGGATCAACTCCCGCAGCACGTCGCCGTCGATGTCGCTGCGATGCCCGGCCGCGCGCCGGGGCCAGGCGATCCAGAGGCCGCCGGCCGGCCGAATCCGCTCGCCGAGAACGGGGTAACGGTCGGCCACTTCGGCCATCGTCGTGAAGAAGGCGAGGATGACGTCCGCTGGCCCTTCGTTGACTAGCTCCAGGTCCACCGGCGCCTCGGCGAAACTCCACCCGGCCGGCTGGTTGATCAC
Coding sequences within it:
- a CDS encoding histidinol-phosphate aminotransferase, whose amino-acid sequence is MTVRLRSTLASLPAYVPGRSVPGAVKLASNEVAFPPLPSVLARIAAAAATVNRYPDSFSTELTAAIAARHSVPVEQVVVGCGSVSLCQQLVLSTAGPGDEVLYAWRSFEAYPIVTTIGGATPVQVPLASQVHDLDAMAAAITPRTRLIFVCNPNNPTGTTVGTVALTRFLDAVPPDVLVVIDEAYREFVRDSDVPDGLTFLDRPNVIVLRTFSKAYGLAGLRVGYGIAGDPAVSNALRQTQSPFAVTHVAQQAALASLEPAASEELMRRVEEVVRERSRVYEALTSYGYAVPPTQANFVWLPLGEAAAGWAAECERSRVIVRPFAGFGVRVTIGGVEENDQLLAASKSLAAEYAHRTAIG
- a CDS encoding prephenate dehydratase, whose protein sequence is MTDAAESRPTLAFLGPPGTFAHAALLTLPIALHADLLPMTNVTLAIDALRDGRADGTLVPLENSVEGAVPATLDELAGGDALRIAEEAYLPVVFDLMTRPGQRREEIRSVATHPHAEAQTRRWLMNNLPDAAVALVGSTAGGAQAVQAGEFDAAIAPPVAADIYGLHSLAKDIADNHAAVTRFVLLARPAVPGPPTGNDRTTVVAYLRADHSGALLEILSEFATRGVNLTRIESRPTKERIGQYCFSIDCEGHIADERVGDAVAALKRICSDIRFLGSYPRRDGDVEAITAGRTDKDFENARDWLQRIRTAGS
- a CDS encoding CDP-diacylglycerol-choline O-phosphatidyltransferase — encoded protein: MQTATPSMGTPTQRGQAWALHVFTTLGVVVGILALREVLVGNAKLALIWLLVSFVIDGVDGPVARVLDVKSLVPVIDGYILDVVIDYVTCVVVPAAFMYQFDLLPSGNWGLFLIGLIVFTSAIWFSRTDMMSDENWFRGFPAAWNLVAPVLYIFQARPAIGAIITVALSILSLTNFPVPHPVRVVWMRPVTLSVTIAWVGAMTIGVLALPHHYWILRPILLAGSIYFLVLGFVQIGRLRSGVASRLDAPH
- a CDS encoding chaperonin GroES — encoded protein: MLQCGGVLSPTDVSALQASVSSLSWHYRELVTTGLPIKMLHDRVLVKMPRDEGDRRSSGGILIPATAQVSKRLTWAEVLAIGNHVRAIEVGDRVLFSPDEQHEVEISGDDYLLLRERDIHAVAAERVDSNTGLYL
- a CDS encoding Cutinase, with the translated sequence MISFKRSSDVARRTPKKVTGAVVTFALGALGIATIAIAPGGASATAVSGTSCAAVHVLAARASTESPGPGVITSLVSKIQSGVSASVSTSSVDYPALLYPYDTSSTAGDTAIKSELTAQVQKCPSQKIVLVGYSQGAQLVGDVLAGGGGALGLGAASAPVSSSIASHVVAVIQYGDPRHMPNTSFDKGTANGSTGLFPRTANQSLVPFASKIQSYCDSGDPFCAGGLNVFAHLDYTIKYDSSATPFVVGKLNAAGIH
- a CDS encoding drug resistance transporter, EmrB/QacA subfamily, whose amino-acid sequence is MSIIPDDQTAARPETIARSRWALLAVALATFMTYLDNNIINVAMPAIQRDLDLSVSGLEWVVSGYILTFAGLLLVGGRLADAFGRKRLFLVGLGIFTTASLAAGLSDSSATLIAARVVQGLGAALVTPTTLAIISATFTNTKARNAAVGIWSAVGALALAVGPLLGGVLSQHASWGWIFFINVPVGVATLALGAWAITESRESTARGLDFPGLITSALALFSLTYALIEGHDKGWTSTTILGAFAVAAIMFAIFIQIERCSAAPMVDVALFAERAFTGGTIALMMWAFGLFGIYFFTSLYLQNVLGFSPTKAGLAFVPMALLMAVSAIISERVALRFGAHRSTAVAMFLMAAGIASVSMLGETATFLDLMPSFAIIGIGGGLTIPLTTSVLAVMPVEQSGIASALFNASREVAGLLGITVIGAILVARQTTALAHGHSATDAFLTGYRTGLVVAAVLVAAGGVAAWIALRPSASTPTPTPADTSELALAG
- a CDS encoding transcriptional regulator, TetR family; this translates as MILKTAPDATAKSTDGRPQLSRSAVIERAFTIADAEGLAAVTIRRLAQELGVTPMALYWHFKNKDELFDAIGDEVIAAIELSSDTDAAWDERLRVIVTNLVTVLRAHPSLANLAATRIVASEHGLELTEQTLALLRGAGFNVAQAANLAHQALHTAIMLCSAEPGLELGVVDTDAVLEAKRARLAALPTHRYPNVIEAADDLIDCDDEDFYYDAGIDLFISGVLGMQQRLGRAKSVSAG